In one window of Halococcus saccharolyticus DSM 5350 DNA:
- a CDS encoding alanine dehydrogenase, whose translation METLLLDQTAVDANARMDEVIRAVEDAFAAYERGDAQMPAKSYIDLPEYNGDFRSMPAYLDAGEWDAAGIKWVNVHPDNPEKFDLPTVLGTMIYSDPETARPLAIMDGTELTMQRTGAAAAVATDYLAREDARTLGLVGAGVQSYTQVEAIAAVRDIEEIVVADLDDEAVAAFVEYFDDRFDVHGGSIPEAAACDVLSTVTPSTEPLVSRDDLGEHTHVNAMGADAADKQELDPAILRDARLVIDDHAQTTHSGEISIPYADGVIDDADIDGAVGEIVVGEASGRTPEDGISVFDSTGLAIQDVATAHVVYEHARENDNGESFAFVSQ comes from the coding sequence ATGGAAACGCTCCTGTTGGACCAGACAGCAGTCGACGCGAACGCACGGATGGACGAGGTCATCCGGGCGGTCGAGGACGCGTTCGCGGCCTACGAGCGCGGCGACGCCCAGATGCCGGCCAAATCCTACATCGATCTTCCCGAGTACAACGGCGACTTCCGGTCGATGCCCGCCTATCTCGACGCTGGCGAGTGGGACGCCGCCGGCATCAAATGGGTCAACGTCCACCCCGACAATCCCGAGAAGTTCGACCTTCCCACAGTGCTCGGGACGATGATCTACTCCGATCCTGAGACCGCACGCCCGCTCGCGATCATGGACGGCACCGAACTCACGATGCAGCGCACCGGCGCGGCGGCCGCGGTCGCGACCGATTACCTCGCCCGCGAGGACGCTCGAACGCTGGGCCTCGTCGGAGCCGGCGTCCAGTCGTACACCCAGGTCGAAGCCATCGCCGCCGTCCGGGACATCGAGGAGATCGTCGTCGCGGACCTCGACGACGAGGCGGTCGCGGCGTTCGTCGAGTATTTCGACGACCGGTTCGACGTCCACGGCGGCTCGATCCCGGAGGCTGCCGCCTGCGACGTGCTTTCTACGGTGACCCCGAGCACCGAACCGCTCGTCTCGCGGGACGACCTCGGCGAGCACACCCACGTCAACGCGATGGGAGCCGACGCCGCCGACAAACAGGAGCTCGATCCCGCAATCCTCCGCGACGCCCGCCTCGTGATCGACGACCACGCTCAGACGACACACTCCGGCGAGATCAGTATCCCGTACGCCGACGGCGTGATTGACGACGCCGACATCGACGGCGCGGTCGGCGAGATCGTCGTCGGCGAAGCGTCGGGTCGCACCCCCGAAGACGGCATCTCGGTGTTCGACAGCACCGGCCTCGCGATCCAGGACGTAGCGACCGCTCACGTGGTCTACGAGCACGCCCGCGAGAACGACAACGGTGAGTCGTTCGCGTTCGTCAGTCAGTAG
- a CDS encoding MFS transporter, giving the protein MTLVVLCTLAFFATMVARLVISPVVPEIVDTFDSSTGILGLALTGLWMAYAFAQFPSGILADRYGERRVILAAVGLTTVASALLALSPSMPVFLVLTLVLGGVAGLHYSVATTLLSRELNNIGTAIGLHNSGAPLAGLLAPIAAAAVSQWFGWRAAIALGAAAALPVFVLFRWKVRPTEPARPEQSMTDRFALEPVLELLSRRKIAFTAVLAFLFEFIWQATASFLPTFLITYHGYSVTFASTLFSAYFVIQGLTQPGIGSLSDRYGREEIAGLCAVFGIGGYMLLLLGSRLSVLLAGIFCVGIAMGWSAALLPRFVDNLSAAERGAGFGLVRTTYMMLSATGSVVVGTVADAAGWAVAFGIFVVFLAVICVSLVGNQVLDLGF; this is encoded by the coding sequence GTGACGCTCGTCGTCCTCTGTACGCTCGCGTTCTTCGCGACGATGGTTGCTCGATTGGTCATCAGTCCAGTCGTCCCGGAGATCGTCGATACGTTCGATTCGTCGACGGGAATTCTCGGGCTCGCGCTGACGGGTCTCTGGATGGCGTACGCGTTCGCACAGTTCCCGAGCGGCATCCTGGCCGATCGGTACGGTGAGCGGCGCGTCATCCTCGCAGCAGTTGGGCTAACAACGGTCGCCAGCGCGCTGCTCGCGCTCTCGCCATCGATGCCGGTCTTTCTCGTCCTCACGCTGGTTTTGGGTGGCGTTGCAGGGTTGCATTACAGCGTTGCGACGACGCTGCTGAGCCGGGAGTTGAACAACATCGGCACCGCGATCGGGCTTCACAACTCCGGGGCACCGTTGGCGGGATTGCTAGCGCCGATCGCGGCGGCCGCCGTCAGTCAGTGGTTCGGTTGGCGGGCGGCGATCGCGCTCGGAGCCGCCGCTGCGTTACCGGTGTTCGTTCTCTTCCGCTGGAAGGTGCGTCCAACGGAGCCCGCACGTCCCGAACAGTCGATGACGGACCGGTTCGCGCTCGAACCGGTTCTCGAACTCCTCTCCCGGCGGAAGATCGCCTTCACTGCCGTGCTCGCGTTTCTGTTCGAGTTTATCTGGCAGGCGACGGCGTCGTTTCTCCCGACGTTTCTGATCACGTATCACGGCTACTCGGTGACGTTCGCCAGTACACTGTTCTCGGCGTATTTCGTCATCCAAGGGCTCACACAACCCGGTATCGGGTCGCTCTCGGACCGGTACGGTCGCGAAGAGATCGCAGGCCTCTGTGCAGTCTTCGGGATCGGTGGCTATATGCTGCTTCTCCTCGGCTCGCGATTGAGTGTCCTCCTCGCCGGTATCTTCTGTGTCGGCATCGCGATGGGCTGGAGTGCGGCACTCTTACCCCGCTTCGTCGACAATCTCTCGGCCGCCGAACGCGGTGCCGGGTTCGGTCTCGTGCGGACGACGTACATGATGCTGAGTGCGACGGGAAGCGTCGTCGTGGGAACGGTTGCGGACGCTGCGGGCTGGGCGGTTGCGTTCGGGATCTTCGTCGTGTTTCTCGCCGTGATCTGTGTGTCGCTCGTCGGTAATCAGGTGCTCGACCTCGGTTTCTGA
- the thsB gene encoding thermosome subunit beta, with protein MQGQPMIIMGDDSQRVQDEDAQSHNINAARAVSDSVRSTLGPKGMDKMLVSSMGDVTVTNDGVTILTEMDINNPTAEMIVEVAETQEDEAGDGTTTAVAVAGELLKNAEGLLEQDIHPTAIIKGLQMASEQARAEIGELAEEIDADDTERVRKVAETSMTGKGAESNKEQLANLIVDAVQNVTVETETGENVVDLEYVNIETQTGQSVGDSTLLDGAVISKDPVHDNMPSEAEDASVLLLSEAVEVEEANVDSQVSLSDPNQLQQFLDQEDEQLKAKVEQIKETGADVVFCQKGIDDLAQHYLAKEGILAVRRAKKSDIEFLKEVLGANIVSDLDSARADNLGTGSVTRDEDAGLFYVEGEDSHGVTILLRGSTDHVVDELERGITDALEVVAQTVSDGRVLAGGGAIEVELASRLREYADSVSGREQLAVEAFADSLELVPRVLSENAGLDPIDTLVDLRSAHESGDEHAGLNVYDGEVEDTYEAGVVEPAHAKEQALSSATEAANLVLKIDDIISAGDLTTEGGDDAGGPGGAPGGMGGMGGMGGMGGMM; from the coding sequence ATGCAGGGCCAACCCATGATCATCATGGGCGACGACTCCCAGCGCGTCCAGGACGAGGACGCACAGTCCCACAACATCAACGCAGCACGAGCAGTATCGGATTCGGTCCGGTCGACACTCGGACCGAAGGGGATGGACAAGATGCTCGTCTCCTCGATGGGCGACGTCACCGTGACGAACGACGGCGTCACCATCCTGACCGAGATGGACATCAACAACCCGACCGCCGAGATGATCGTCGAGGTCGCCGAGACCCAGGAGGACGAGGCGGGCGATGGCACCACGACGGCGGTCGCGGTCGCGGGCGAACTCCTCAAGAACGCCGAGGGGCTCCTCGAACAGGACATCCACCCGACGGCGATCATCAAGGGCCTCCAGATGGCGAGCGAGCAGGCTCGCGCGGAGATCGGCGAGCTCGCCGAGGAGATCGACGCTGACGACACCGAGCGGGTCCGCAAGGTCGCCGAGACCTCGATGACCGGCAAGGGAGCCGAATCGAACAAGGAACAGCTCGCGAACCTCATCGTCGACGCGGTTCAAAATGTGACCGTCGAGACCGAGACCGGCGAGAACGTCGTCGACCTCGAGTACGTCAACATCGAGACCCAGACCGGCCAGTCGGTGGGCGATTCCACGCTCCTCGACGGCGCGGTCATCAGCAAGGACCCGGTTCACGACAACATGCCATCCGAGGCCGAGGACGCCTCGGTGCTCCTGTTGAGCGAGGCCGTCGAGGTCGAGGAGGCGAACGTCGACTCCCAGGTCAGCCTCTCCGATCCGAACCAGCTCCAGCAGTTCCTCGACCAGGAGGACGAGCAGCTCAAAGCCAAGGTCGAGCAGATCAAAGAGACCGGTGCCGACGTCGTCTTCTGCCAGAAGGGCATCGACGACCTCGCCCAGCACTACCTCGCGAAAGAGGGCATTCTGGCCGTCCGCCGGGCGAAGAAGTCCGACATCGAGTTCCTGAAGGAGGTTCTCGGGGCGAACATCGTCTCCGATCTCGACAGCGCGCGCGCCGACAACCTCGGTACTGGCTCGGTCACCCGCGACGAGGACGCCGGGCTGTTCTACGTCGAGGGCGAGGACTCCCACGGCGTCACGATCCTCCTCCGCGGCTCGACCGACCACGTGGTCGACGAACTCGAACGCGGCATTACGGACGCGCTCGAAGTCGTCGCCCAGACGGTTTCGGACGGGCGCGTGCTCGCCGGCGGCGGCGCAATCGAGGTCGAGCTCGCCTCCCGGCTTCGCGAGTACGCCGACTCCGTGAGTGGCCGCGAACAGCTCGCAGTCGAAGCGTTCGCCGACTCACTCGAACTCGTTCCACGGGTGCTCTCGGAGAACGCCGGTCTCGATCCGATCGACACCCTCGTCGACCTCCGCTCGGCCCACGAATCCGGCGACGAGCACGCGGGCCTGAACGTCTACGACGGCGAGGTCGAGGACACCTACGAGGCCGGCGTCGTCGAGCCCGCCCACGCCAAGGAGCAAGCCCTGTCGAGTGCGACCGAGGCCGCGAACCTCGTGCTCAAGATCGACGACATCATCTCCGCCGGCGACCTCACCACCGAGGGCGGCGATGACGCCGGCGGCCCCGGTGGCGCACCCGGCGGCATGGGTGGTATGGGCGGTATGGGTGGCATGGGCGGCATGATGTAA